Proteins encoded together in one Pantoea sp. CCBC3-3-1 window:
- the gsiC gene encoding glutathione ABC transporter permease GsiC, whose product MLNYFIKRLLGLIPTLLIVAVLVFLFVHMLPGDPARLVAGPEADATVVAMVRQQLGLDQPLFHQFWHFISHAVQGDFGQSMVSKRPVSTEIAQRFLPTLWLTLSSMVWSVIFGMSIGIVSAVWRNRWPDRLGMTLAVSGISFPAFALGMLLMQVFSVELGWLPTVGADSWRHYILPSLTLGAAVAAVMARFTRASFVEVMQEDYMRTARAKGVRETFVVIKHGLRNAMIPVVTMMGLQFGFLLGGSIVVEVVFNWPGLGRLLVDSVEMRDYPVVQAEVLLFSLEFILINLIVDMLYAAINPAIRYK is encoded by the coding sequence ATGCTCAATTATTTTATTAAACGCTTGCTGGGACTGATCCCCACGTTGTTGATCGTGGCGGTGCTGGTGTTCCTGTTTGTGCATATGCTGCCGGGCGATCCGGCAAGGCTGGTGGCGGGCCCGGAAGCAGATGCCACCGTGGTCGCCATGGTGCGTCAGCAGCTTGGCCTGGATCAGCCGCTGTTTCATCAGTTCTGGCATTTTATCAGCCATGCCGTGCAGGGTGATTTTGGCCAGTCAATGGTGTCAAAACGCCCGGTCTCAACAGAAATTGCCCAGCGCTTTTTGCCAACGTTGTGGCTGACGCTCAGCAGCATGGTGTGGTCGGTGATTTTTGGCATGTCGATCGGGATCGTTTCTGCCGTCTGGCGTAACCGCTGGCCTGACCGTCTGGGAATGACGCTGGCCGTTTCCGGCATCTCATTCCCCGCGTTTGCGCTGGGGATGTTGCTGATGCAGGTTTTCTCCGTCGAGCTGGGCTGGCTGCCTACCGTCGGTGCGGACAGCTGGCGGCACTATATTCTGCCTTCCCTTACCCTGGGGGCGGCGGTGGCGGCGGTAATGGCGCGCTTTACCCGAGCCTCCTTCGTCGAGGTGATGCAGGAAGACTATATGCGTACCGCGCGGGCAAAAGGCGTGCGCGAAACCTTCGTTGTCATCAAACATGGCCTGCGTAACGCCATGATCCCGGTTGTCACTATGATGGGCTTGCAGTTTGGTTTTCTGCTGGGCGGCTCTATTGTGGTGGAGGTGGTGTTTAACTGGCCGGGACTGGGACGCCTGCTCGTGGACTCGGTAGAAATGCGTGATTATCCGGTGGTACAGGCTGAAGTGCTGCTGTTCTCCCTGGAGTTTATTCTTATCAACCTGATTGTCGATATGCTCTATGCCGCGATCAACCCCGCGATTCGCTACAAATAA
- the gsiD gene encoding glutathione ABC transporter permease GsiD, producing the protein MKNWRRSAALSAMPTVHRVRTPWREFWRRFRRQPVAMIAGIFVVLLILLAVFAPWIAPFDAENYFDYDRLTEGPSAMHWFGVDSLGRDIFSRVLLGTRLSLISGFVSVAIGAAIGTALGLLAGYYEGWWDRIIMRISDVLFAFPGILLAIAVVAIMGTGMANVVIAVAIFSIPAFARLVRGNTLVLKQMTFIESARSIGASDFTIIMRHILPGTLSSIVVYFTMRIGTSIITAASLSFLGLGAQPPTPEWGAMLNEARADMVMAPHVAIFPSLAIFLTVLAFNLLGDGLRDALDPKLKS; encoded by the coding sequence ATGAAAAACTGGCGACGTAGCGCGGCTCTCTCCGCGATGCCAACTGTACACCGCGTGCGCACTCCCTGGCGGGAATTCTGGCGGCGTTTTCGCCGTCAGCCGGTGGCGATGATAGCCGGCATCTTTGTGGTGCTGCTTATTTTGCTGGCCGTTTTTGCGCCATGGATTGCGCCTTTTGATGCGGAAAACTATTTCGATTATGACCGCCTGACGGAAGGGCCGTCTGCGATGCACTGGTTTGGCGTGGATTCACTCGGCCGCGATATTTTTAGCCGCGTTTTGCTGGGGACGCGTTTATCGCTGATCTCAGGCTTTGTCTCCGTGGCAATTGGGGCGGCTATCGGTACTGCGCTTGGGTTGCTGGCGGGTTACTACGAAGGCTGGTGGGATCGCATTATTATGCGTATCAGCGACGTGTTGTTTGCCTTCCCCGGCATCCTGCTGGCTATCGCCGTGGTGGCGATTATGGGCACGGGTATGGCGAACGTGGTGATTGCCGTCGCCATTTTCAGTATTCCCGCTTTCGCCCGCCTGGTCCGTGGTAATACGCTGGTGTTGAAGCAGATGACCTTTATTGAATCTGCCCGCAGTATTGGCGCATCGGATTTCACCATTATCATGCGCCATATCCTGCCAGGCACTCTCTCTTCCATCGTGGTCTATTTCACCATGCGTATCGGCACTTCGATTATCACCGCAGCCAGCCTTTCTTTTCTGGGGCTGGGCGCACAGCCGCCGACGCCGGAGTGGGGGGCAATGCTGAACGAAGCCCGTGCCGACATGGTGATGGCGCCGCATGTGGCGATTTTCCCGAGTCTGGCGATTTTTCTTACCGTTCTGGCTTTTAATCTGTTGGGCGATGGTTTGCGTGATGCCCTCGATCCAAAGTTAAAAAGCTGA
- a CDS encoding DUF4385 domain-containing protein yields MKEFDYQQDFKTIDFRQQPELYQVGRGEQGVLMVEPYKSEILPHWRFKTPAIAEVSAKEIMKLFEGYREQDDFVGMDMARKFIQMGYTRARRYANHKGGRKYDDDRQILPYHVNEEKAASAAIFKAWWDKIREDQDYLARKKQHQAKYG; encoded by the coding sequence GTGAAGGAATTCGATTACCAGCAGGACTTTAAAACCATCGATTTTCGTCAGCAGCCCGAGCTTTATCAGGTTGGGCGCGGTGAGCAGGGCGTACTGATGGTCGAGCCTTATAAAAGTGAAATTCTACCGCACTGGCGCTTTAAAACGCCTGCCATTGCCGAGGTGTCGGCAAAGGAAATAATGAAGCTGTTTGAGGGGTATCGCGAGCAGGATGATTTTGTCGGTATGGATATGGCGCGTAAATTTATCCAGATGGGATATACCCGCGCCAGACGCTACGCCAATCATAAAGGCGGCCGTAAATACGATGACGATCGGCAGATCCTGCCCTATCACGTAAACGAAGAGAAAGCCGCCTCAGCGGCCATTTTTAAGGCCTGGTGGGACAAAATTCGCGAAGATCAGGATTATCTGGCCCGCAAGAAACAGCATCAGGCGAAATATGGCTGA